The Scheffersomyces stipitis CBS 6054 chromosome 5, complete sequence genome contains the following window.
aacaagatcttgagaatcttgaagTCCAACGGTTTGGCTCCAGAAATCCCAGAAGACttgtacttcttgatcaagaaggcTGTCTCTGTCAGAAAGCACttggaaagaaacagaaaggACAAGGACTCTAAGTTCAGATTGATTTTGATCGAATCTAGAATCCACAGATTGGCCAGATACTACAGAACCGTCTCTGTCTTGCCTCCTAACTGGAAGTACGAATCTGCCACTGCCTCTGCTTTGGTTAACTAGGTTAGTTACAATGTTGTATCATCGGCACTTTGTGTACTTGTATATTTATTGTAATCCACGATTTAGTTAAAACTGTATTATAGACGAATAATGGTAAATGTGCATTGTAGAAACCGATAGAAAATCGTTATCGTTGTCTCATCTCGTACCTCATCTCACTTTATTGCTGGTGTAACATTGTCAGAAAGCCGTCCCAACTTTCTTAGAAAAGCTGGATAACTTGAACTacactttcttcttgccTATAGCACAATACAGTCTGAATTGTTCAGTTTATTTCTTACTTCTTATAATATAGCATAGGATTACACTTGGACTGATTGCTATAGGACTGAaaattcacgtgacttgTCCAATCTATATCAGACTATTTCTTGACTACAAGTCTTGTGTGATCCTTATCTTCATTATCTATCCATGGACGCGATATCTGACCGAGTCTTCACGGAGACTACTCTGACGGAGACCTCTAATGATGACCCGTCACTTTTGACGGTCATTCTCGATGTCTCACCAGCTGGTTGGTACAGAATCCGAGATCAAACATCAATCGACGAATTGGCCAAGTCACTTTTAGTTTTCATGAATGCCCATTTGTCActcaacaattccaatcAGGTGGCATTTATAGCGAGTACACCACAGAAATCGAAGTTCTTGTTTCCTAATCCAGAAATAGACTACGACGAGATTCGAACCAGTTCTTCTAGCTCTGGTTCTGCCTCAAACCAGCATCAGAGTCAAGATATCGACTCCAATGCTAGAGAAGAAACACCTACTTTAGTATCTAAGGACATGTATAGACAATTtcgagttgttgatgaagctGTTCTCGAGGAGTTGAACGTGGTTTTCGACGAAATTGCTAATGGGATACAAGATATAAATAATAACTCTACTCTATCCGGAGCTCTCAGCATGGCTCTAACATATACAAACCGAATGTTGACTCTTGACCAACTGATTTCTACAACTACGGCTTCAGCCATCAACTCTACTACTAGTATGGGAGCAGGTTCTGGGTCTGGAAACACAGCtaccaattcttctaccaGCAATCCTTCCAACAGCATTACTTCTATGAAATCGCGTATTCTTATTGTCACAGCcaacgacgaagacgatgtCAAGTATATTCCCGTGATGAACTCGATCTTTGCGGCTCAGAAAATGAGGACTTCCATTGATATAGCCAAGTTGGGCTTTGAGGACTCGTCATACTTGCAACAAGCGGCGGATGCTACTAATGGGATTTACTTCCACGTTCATGATCCTCGTGGAATTGTGCAGACTTTGACTTCTGCTTTTTTCATAGAACCTTCTATCAGACCGTTCATCATACTCCCAACCAACTCTAATGTCAACTACAGAGCCAGTTGCTTTGTCACCGGCAAATCCGTGGATATAGGCTTTGTTTGTTCAGTGTGTCTCTGCATCATGAGCAAGATTCCACCGTCTGGCAAATGCCCGGCCTGCGAATCGGTGTTTGACGAAAAGATCATAGCCCAGTTGCTGAAAGGTCCTTCtgttctttccaagaagaagagaaagataGATACGAATGGTGCAGCCAAATAGGTTCTTGTATATTAGTCTGTAATTATAGAAACGAATAGCATTTAAGTGTATCCGTAGTATATTTATCCGTAGTAAACGAGACAAGAAGTGTTCCACAATAATAGGAACTTCTATGATAAGCATTCAGTCTTCTGTTTTAAGTTGAATTATCTATTACGTCAAGAAACTGATCCTTGTTTTGCAAGTATACTCTCGTAGTCATATCCCTCGGTTCACAACATCAAAACGAAACAGTCGAGGATAGCCGTGTTTGTCGATCATATGGAgccttctcttcttcggAGTCGAGCAAACCTTGGAACAGCCATCTCCGTAGTTGAAACACTTGAAGACCTTGGCTCCTTTCTCTTGCTCTATCTTTACAAACGGGTTGTGGTTTTCGTCTATGTGTAAGTGGAGGAACTTCTCCGATGGAAATCGTCTCCGGCATTCATTACAGATATGATTATGGAATGAGAGTATATGAGTCTCGTATTCTTCATAACTGGAGAACAGTTTGGGCTCCGAATGACATGGAGGAATTGTGCATTCAATATGTTGTGGTTGGCTAACTACAGGTTGCACTTggtcttcatcttcctcaTCTCTGGCTCGTTTGCTCATTGGACATGGTCAACTGTTGGGAGAAAAGATTAGTGAAATTTATTTGAAGTTGCTGAGCATCGCATTTTTGACATTCTTCTCCACACTATTTCTCCATTTTCCATACCCTATCTCTCTATTCCAATtacaattcaatttctcctACTGATACTCTCTATGGTACACTTATTCTGTGATCCATTCCTTGCTACTCTCTCTTAATGAACTCTGCTGATAATGCTTATATTAATGCCATAATTGTAGATAATAAGGTTCTTCAACCAAATGTCGTAGACTACTCGCCTATATCTTCAAACCAGTCTTCTGGTCTTTCGTCaatgaacttcttcatcaaagcCTTACATTCGGGGTCGTTCAAATTCACCACTTCCACGCCTTCTGAACGGAGCAAAGCCTCGGCTCCCACGAAGTTCACATTTTCTCCCAAAACCACTCGCTTAATTCCATACATAAGACAGGCTCCAGAGCACATATGACAGGGAGACAAGGTGGTGTACATGGTGCAATTCTTGTACACGCTTCCCTTCAAACGACCGGCGTTTTCCAAAACAGACATCTCACCGTGTAAGATGGCCAGATCCTTCTGGAAACGCATATTATGGCCCCTGCCTAAAACAGTGCCATCTTCACTGATGAGAGCGCCTCCAATAGGCACGCCTCCTTCTTCGTACCCTACATTGTTAGTAACCTCTTCGATCTCATAAACGTAGAACTCACAATCTCGTAGAACTCACAATCTCGTAGAACTCACTATATCGTAGAATTCATTCACGATCTCTTCGGGACCATATCATGGATACCTCATGCATAGATACAATTGAAATCGCAGATATCAACAAATTGGCATATGGTTGATTTCCCATCAGACTCTGATACTTCAAAACGGTGAGATTCATAGAAACTACAAAATGATCAAATGTGTTACATAGTCTACAGTGCAAGAATCTACCAATTGTAGACTGCTGACAGCGAGATATCCAATATCACAAGACACTTACCCTTTTTGGCCTCTTCCAAGGCTATCTGCATGCCCTTTTTATCGTTGAATGGCATTATGCTGTCGTTGCTAGCTCGGTCCAAATGGAGAAGGATCCCACActaaaaatgaaatcttgtAAAATCACAGATCCCGCATTTCAGATGTGCCCCGCCAAAATCTTTGTAGGGTCCTTTCCAGCATTAATTGAGATTTCCGAGTTGCGCTCCTGTGAAGTTTGATTTAAATACGCCAACTTAAATATATCTCTAATTCCTGCTAGTGAAATGTATGTCTGCGCACGCCTTCAACTTAAACATTGTTGGTATTTTCTTAGCCTGTTTCCTAGCCGGTCACTAACTGCAAATGTAGAAGCAATGCAGCTTGTGCATGCTTGGTGAAATATCAACCAGCTATCCTTGGCTACCCAACAATACAAAATAAAACACGAAACAAAAAAAGATTCGAGC
Protein-coding sequences here:
- a CDS encoding 40S ribosomal protein S13 (go_component intracellular; ribosome~go_function structural constituent of ribosome~go_process protein biosynthesis) — protein: MGRMHSSGKGISSSAVPYSRNAPAWFKLSTDEVVEQVIKYARKGLTPSQIGVILRDAHGVSQTKIVTGNKILRILKSNGLAPEIPEDLYFLIKKAVSVRKHLERNRKDKDSKFRLILIESRIHRLARYYRTVSVLPPNWKYESATASALVN
- a CDS encoding predicted protein (go_component nucleus~go_function transcription factor activity~go_process DNA repair; regulation of transcription, DNA-dependent) — its product is MDAISDRVFTETTSTETSNDDPSLLTVILDVSPAGWYRIRDQTSIDELAKSLLVFMNAHLSLNNSNQVAFIASTPQKSKFLFPNPEIDYDEIRTSSSSSGSASNQHQKTPTLVSKDMYRQFRVVDEAVLEELNVVFDEIANGIQDINNNSTLSGALSMALTYTNRMLTLDQSISTTTASAINSTTSMGAGSGSGNTATNSSTSNPSNSITSMKSRILIVTANDEDDVKYIPVMNSIFAAQKMRTSIDIAKLGFEDSSYLQQAADATNGIYFHVHDPRGIVQTLTSAFFIEPSIRPFIILPTNSNVNYRASCFVTGKSVDIGFVCSVCLCIMSKIPPSGKCPACESVFDEKIIAQLSKGPSVLSKKKRKIDTNGAAK
- a CDS encoding predicted protein (go_component nucleus~go_function nucleic acid binding; zinc ion binding), with the protein product MSKRARDEEDEDQVQPVVSQPQHIECTIPPCHSEPKSFSSYEEYETHILSFHNHICNECRRRFPSEKFLHLHIDENHNPFVKIEQEKGAKVFKCFNYGDGCSKVCSTPKKRRLHMIDKHGYPRSFRFDVVNRGI
- the FCY1 gene encoding cytosine deaminase (go_function zinc ion binding; hydrolase activity), whose product is MPFNDKKGMQIALEEAKKGYEEGGVPIGGALISEDGTVLGRGHNMRFQKDSAILHGEMSVLENAGRLKGSVYKNCTMYTTLSPCHMCSGACLMYGIKRVVLGENVNFVGAEALLRSEGVEVVNLNDPECKALMKKFIDERPEDWFEDIGE